From one Elusimicrobiales bacterium genomic stretch:
- a CDS encoding RHS repeat-associated core domain-containing protein: MVGKRETFGHIQDRLSSVTNPLSHAASYGYDAAGRISAAADANGSSFAFAYDILGRLASATAPDGQTTYAYDLAGNLTTVEGPQTKLQFGYDAAGRVTATSAQDKIANLGGAFTYTYDAAGNRLAMTASGYTWSYSYDALNRPVTITAPGGTQFQFTYDAAGRRTRMDMGAAVAADYVYDAANQLTGITYRRKADNAVIAQVGYTYDTAGNRATMADDFGAHTFGYDDLHRLTSAVHPSSGALSVQSEAFAYDAVGNRTSDAVRSGYAYDAANRLNSDSQDTYAYDNNGNLTAKTRTSDNAQTTYVYDAQNRLTQVARGTTDTATYRYDALGRRIAKTVTHNGATVADKHFIYDGEDIAFVTDAAGALKAMYTHGPGTDEPLMLRKGASDYFLLADGLGSIIAIADQTGNIAERTQYQAYGRPVFKNEVTGSTSSWSQTGNLYSYTAREWDAETGLFYYRARYYAPDTGRFIQKDPIGFAGGDPNLYAYVNANPINHYDPSGLFLYPWENAVSIIGGTELQRLAMQIVLNRVFRTRRGRELEDMIRGPWYRHGHPISLEINCAGVLGATGDTIFIDSAEALRLSIETSSGPRIPSLTGIVAHELGHAVTGTRDTGINMMDNVSQNENPIIQELGFSARIKY, from the coding sequence ATGGTGGGAAAGAGAGAAACGTTTGGTCACATACAGGACCGTTTATCATCGGTAACCAATCCGTTAAGCCATGCGGCGAGCTACGGCTACGACGCGGCGGGCAGGATCAGCGCGGCGGCTGACGCAAACGGCAGCAGCTTCGCATTCGCTTACGATATTTTGGGCCGGCTGGCATCCGCCACCGCCCCCGACGGGCAGACAACTTATGCTTACGACCTTGCGGGCAACCTGACAACGGTGGAGGGTCCGCAAACAAAGCTGCAATTCGGCTACGACGCGGCAGGCCGGGTAACGGCAACAAGCGCGCAGGACAAGATTGCAAACCTGGGCGGCGCGTTCACCTACACATACGACGCCGCCGGGAACCGGCTGGCGATGACGGCCTCCGGCTACACATGGAGCTACAGTTACGACGCGCTGAACCGCCCCGTAACGATAACCGCCCCCGGTGGGACGCAGTTCCAGTTCACCTACGACGCCGCCGGACGGCGCACGCGCATGGACATGGGCGCCGCCGTCGCCGCGGATTACGTCTACGACGCGGCAAACCAGCTTACCGGAATAACCTACCGCCGCAAAGCCGACAATGCGGTTATCGCGCAGGTTGGCTACACATACGACACTGCCGGCAACCGCGCGACCATGGCTGACGATTTCGGGGCGCACACTTTCGGCTATGACGACCTGCACCGCCTGACAAGCGCGGTCCACCCGTCCAGCGGCGCGCTGAGCGTGCAGTCCGAGGCCTTCGCCTACGACGCGGTGGGCAACCGCACAAGCGACGCCGTGCGCTCCGGTTATGCCTATGACGCCGCAAACCGACTGAACAGCGACAGCCAGGACACTTACGCATACGACAACAACGGCAACCTGACGGCAAAAACGCGCACATCGGACAACGCGCAGACAACCTATGTTTACGACGCGCAAAACCGCCTGACGCAGGTAGCGCGCGGCACAACCGACACCGCAACCTACCGTTACGACGCACTGGGCCGCAGAATCGCAAAGACGGTAACGCACAACGGCGCAACGGTGGCGGACAAGCATTTTATCTACGACGGCGAGGACATCGCATTTGTAACCGACGCCGCCGGCGCGCTGAAGGCGATGTACACGCACGGTCCCGGCACCGACGAGCCGCTGATGTTAAGAAAAGGCGCAAGCGATTATTTCTTGCTGGCGGACGGGCTTGGCAGCATAATAGCGATAGCCGACCAGACCGGGAACATCGCAGAGCGCACGCAATATCAGGCATATGGCAGGCCCGTGTTCAAAAACGAGGTAACCGGCAGCACAAGCAGTTGGTCGCAGACGGGCAATCTATACAGCTACACCGCCCGGGAATGGGACGCCGAAACCGGCCTGTTCTATTACCGCGCCAGATACTACGCCCCGGACACCGGCCGTTTCATCCAAAAAGACCCCATAGGCTTCGCCGGAGGGGATCCAAATTTGTATGCGTATGTAAATGCTAATCCAATCAACCACTATGATCCTTCGGGACTATTTTTGTATCCATGGGAAAATGCTGTCAGTATAATAGGTGGTACAGAACTTCAGCGACTAGCGATGCAAATAGTACTTAATCGTGTTTTCCGAACGCGTCGAGGTCGCGAATTAGAGGATATGATTCGTGGACCATGGTACAGGCATGGGCATCCCATATCCTTAGAGATAAATTGCGCTGGTGTGTTAGGAGCAACAGGAGACACGATATTTATTGATTCCGCCGAAGCTTTGCGGCTTAGTATAGAAACCTCTAGCGGTCCAAGGATTCCTTCTCTTACAGGGATTGTTGCCCATGAATTGGGGCATGCAGTTACAGGGACAAGAGATACCGGGATAAATATGATGGACAATGTTAGCCAGAATGAGAATCCTATTATACAGGAATTAGGGTTCTCTGCTCGGATAAAGTACTAA